A single region of the Gammaproteobacteria bacterium genome encodes:
- a CDS encoding sodium/solute symporter (Members of the Solute:Sodium Symporter (SSS), TC 2.A.21 as described in tcdb.org, catalyze solute:Na+ symport. Known solutes for members of the family include sugars, amino acids, nucleosides, inositols, vitamins, urea or anions, depending on the system.), translating to MTDFGTLNWTIVVAYLAGTLVLGYFLSKRVRTAQHYYLGQRTTPWWVIGVSVVATYFGAITFLGGPAWSYKDGFAVIFIHINYPIVIFIVNALFLPFFYNTGVASIFDYLERRFGLASRTLMSAVFLFGNIAYSGIMLYTTALVLQLITGMDVVNAILIIAVVAVTYTMLGGISAVIWTDLIQSAILFIGAAIVAVMLIADLPDGFLGSLQGLKEIGRANPFEYTFDPSVVATIWTGVIAMSVYHVVVYGVNQMMIQRTLAAKTLGDAKKAYAFMGYAAFLVYVVFFLIGILLYSYYGGKDFDNDNRIVLDFVATIGLPGLMGVITAAIVAAAMSSLDSSLNSMATVTTLDFYEKFFRKGRSPQHYLRASRWFTLMWGVLTVVPAIIVAQRADTSVLEILSKVGVFLVGSKLAMFGLGFYSKHTTQRGVLAGVAAGFVALWYVETYMDVAWPWYAVLGGVVSIGVSLAASFVLDGRQKHYSLWTVQGQKEEFARKGLPEKRDGWYVIPGKIDRSSWYLLVYFVLCVVALAVFYDLI from the coding sequence ATGACCGACTTCGGCACGCTGAACTGGACGATCGTCGTCGCTTACCTGGCGGGCACGCTGGTGCTCGGCTACTTCCTGAGCAAGCGCGTCCGAACCGCACAGCACTACTACCTGGGGCAGCGCACGACGCCCTGGTGGGTCATCGGTGTGTCGGTGGTGGCGACCTATTTCGGCGCGATCACGTTCCTGGGCGGACCGGCGTGGTCGTACAAGGACGGCTTCGCGGTCATCTTCATCCACATCAACTACCCGATCGTCATCTTCATCGTCAACGCGCTGTTCCTGCCGTTCTTCTACAACACCGGCGTCGCGTCGATCTTCGACTACCTGGAGCGCCGGTTCGGGCTGGCGTCGCGCACGCTGATGTCGGCCGTGTTCCTGTTCGGAAATATCGCCTACTCGGGAATCATGCTCTACACGACCGCGCTGGTGCTGCAACTCATCACCGGGATGGACGTCGTCAACGCCATCCTCATCATCGCCGTGGTCGCCGTCACGTACACGATGCTGGGCGGGATCTCCGCGGTAATCTGGACCGACCTGATCCAGAGCGCCATCCTGTTCATCGGCGCGGCGATCGTCGCCGTCATGCTGATCGCCGACCTGCCGGACGGGTTCCTGGGTTCGCTGCAGGGGCTGAAGGAGATCGGCCGGGCCAATCCGTTCGAGTACACCTTCGATCCGTCCGTGGTCGCCACGATCTGGACCGGCGTGATCGCGATGTCGGTCTATCACGTCGTCGTGTACGGCGTGAACCAGATGATGATTCAGCGCACGCTCGCGGCCAAGACCCTGGGCGACGCGAAGAAGGCCTATGCCTTCATGGGATACGCGGCTTTTCTGGTCTATGTTGTGTTCTTCCTGATCGGCATCCTGCTCTACAGCTACTACGGCGGAAAGGACTTCGACAACGACAACCGGATCGTGCTGGACTTCGTGGCCACGATCGGACTCCCTGGGCTCATGGGCGTGATCACGGCGGCCATCGTCGCCGCGGCCATGTCCAGCCTGGATTCCAGCCTGAACTCGATGGCGACGGTCACGACGCTGGATTTCTACGAGAAGTTCTTCAGGAAAGGCCGCTCGCCGCAGCACTACCTGCGGGCGTCGCGCTGGTTCACGCTGATGTGGGGGGTCCTGACGGTCGTGCCCGCCATCATCGTTGCGCAGAGGGCGGACACCTCGGTGCTGGAGATACTCAGCAAGGTGGGCGTTTTCCTGGTTGGTTCCAAGCTCGCGATGTTCGGCCTGGGATTCTACTCCAAACACACGACCCAAAGAGGCGTGCTTGCGGGCGTCGCTGCGGGCTTTGTCGCCCTTTGGTACGTCGAGACCTACATGGACGTGGCTTGGCCGTGGTATGCGGTGCTCGGAGGCGTCGTGAGCATCGGCGTGTCGTTGGCGGCCAGCTTCGTGCTCGACGGGCGCCAGAAGCATTACTCGCTATGGACCGTGCAGGGGCAGAAGGAGGAGTTCGCGCGCAAGGGGCTGCCGGAGAAGCGCGACGGCTGGTACGTGATTCCCGGAAAGATCGACCGTTCGAGCTGGTACCTGCTGGTCTATTTCGTGTTGTGCGTCGTGGCGCTGGCGGTCTTCTACGATCTGATCTGA
- a CDS encoding ester cyclase, which produces MNEIANAKALVLGYFDEFEKAGVDGIESVIARRSAGNLRFRGVHPFNEIQGAGDIAEKVWRPLREAFPRMQRRQEIFMAGPNWIDGTLWVSSMGKFFGLFDNNWLGIPSTGKIAMLPYCEFFRIDDGRIAETALFCDIVSVMQQAGLNPLPIQTGSGILHPPPRTQDGLLFEPQAEEESKKTLELILRMCDDLVVKDGWQSPNSSLASTWHDDMIWFGPAGIGSTYTIERYQVQHQGPFRAGLDDIVFNGHVLEHAEGCYGGWFGWANLSLKQGDGFMGLPASERPTEMRVVDMYRREGDKLAENWVFIDMLHYLLPLGVDLLERCRSITRT; this is translated from the coding sequence ATGAACGAGATCGCGAACGCCAAGGCCCTGGTATTGGGCTATTTCGACGAATTCGAGAAAGCCGGTGTGGACGGCATCGAGTCCGTCATAGCTCGCCGCAGCGCCGGGAACCTGCGCTTTCGGGGCGTGCATCCCTTCAACGAGATTCAGGGTGCGGGCGACATCGCCGAGAAGGTCTGGCGTCCCTTGCGGGAGGCGTTTCCCCGCATGCAGCGGCGCCAGGAGATTTTCATGGCGGGTCCCAACTGGATCGACGGGACCCTGTGGGTGTCCAGCATGGGGAAGTTTTTCGGCTTGTTCGACAATAACTGGCTGGGCATTCCTTCCACCGGCAAGATCGCCATGCTTCCGTATTGCGAGTTCTTTCGAATCGACGACGGCAGGATCGCGGAAACCGCGCTTTTCTGCGACATCGTCAGCGTGATGCAGCAAGCGGGCCTGAACCCGCTGCCGATACAGACCGGCTCCGGCATTCTCCATCCGCCGCCGCGCACGCAGGACGGCCTGCTGTTCGAACCCCAGGCAGAAGAGGAATCGAAAAAGACCCTGGAGCTGATCCTGCGCATGTGCGACGACCTGGTCGTCAAGGACGGATGGCAGTCGCCGAATTCATCGCTGGCTTCCACCTGGCACGACGACATGATCTGGTTCGGACCGGCCGGCATCGGTTCGACCTATACGATCGAGCGCTACCAGGTGCAGCACCAGGGTCCGTTCCGGGCCGGCCTGGACGACATCGTGTTCAACGGCCACGTCCTGGAGCACGCCGAGGGCTGCTACGGCGGCTGGTTCGGATGGGCCAACCTGAGCCTAAAGCAGGGCGACGGATTTATGGGCTTGCCGGCGTCCGAGCGGCCGACCGAGATGCGCGTGGTCGATATGTACCGGCGCGAGGGAGACAAGCTCGCGGAGAACTGGGTATTCATCGACATGCTCCACTACCTACTGCCGCTGGGCGTGGACCTGCTCGAGCGTTGCCGCTCCATCACCCGCACCTGA
- a CDS encoding ester cyclase: MRIATETTLRNKQRYAELVADYADCDSARIRSALKEFLHPDVAVNVVQPINRVAGAQQFLERVMEPLLHSFRHLHRRSDMLFGGEHEGAEWVVSHGHYIGEFVDDWLGIPANGQPVWLHYAEFHRMEAGRSVECYLYIDMLDFLRQLGRWPLPASVGHEGFVPGPATGDGMLLSAQDPERSRLSLKTVEDMLAELWTEEEGWRPYWHRNMCWYGPSGYGSYFGLEGFCRFQQPYEGIFEPGRFSSAFRKSGDARLDGQVKGHYARFADGAYVACGGWPSHGGFMVRPWLGVEGKGQMFTVRLCDLWRRSGNVLVENWVLIDLIDMLLQLDFDVFREAGIELQIRS, translated from the coding sequence ATGCGCATCGCCACCGAAACCACGCTGCGCAACAAGCAGCGTTACGCAGAGCTTGTCGCCGACTACGCGGATTGCGACTCCGCCCGCATTCGTTCAGCCCTGAAGGAGTTCCTGCATCCCGATGTGGCGGTGAATGTCGTGCAGCCGATCAACAGGGTGGCGGGCGCTCAACAGTTCCTTGAACGGGTGATGGAACCGCTTCTGCATTCCTTCCGGCACCTGCACCGGCGCAGCGACATGCTGTTCGGCGGCGAACACGAGGGCGCCGAGTGGGTGGTCAGCCACGGCCACTACATAGGCGAATTCGTCGACGACTGGCTGGGCATTCCCGCGAATGGCCAGCCCGTCTGGCTGCATTACGCGGAATTCCACCGGATGGAGGCGGGCCGTTCGGTCGAGTGCTACCTCTATATCGACATGCTGGATTTCCTGCGGCAGCTGGGAAGATGGCCTCTTCCTGCCAGTGTCGGACATGAAGGGTTCGTTCCGGGGCCTGCGACGGGCGATGGAATGCTGCTGTCGGCACAGGATCCGGAACGGTCACGCCTGAGCCTCAAGACGGTCGAGGACATGCTCGCCGAACTCTGGACCGAAGAAGAGGGCTGGCGACCCTACTGGCACCGCAACATGTGCTGGTACGGCCCTTCCGGCTACGGCAGTTACTTCGGCCTGGAGGGCTTCTGCCGGTTTCAGCAACCCTACGAAGGGATCTTCGAGCCCGGCCGGTTCTCCAGCGCCTTCCGCAAGTCCGGCGATGCGCGACTCGACGGACAAGTCAAAGGGCATTACGCCCGTTTCGCCGACGGCGCGTACGTGGCTTGCGGAGGCTGGCCATCGCACGGGGGCTTCATGGTCCGCCCCTGGCTGGGCGTCGAGGGCAAGGGACAGATGTTCACCGTTCGCCTCTGCGACTTATGGCGCAGAAGCGGTAACGTGCTGGTCGAAAACTGGGTGCTCATCGACCTGATCGACATGCTCCTGCAACTCGACTTCGACGTATTCCGCGAGGCCGGCATCGAACTTCAGATCAGATCGTAG
- a CDS encoding TonB-dependent receptor, with amino-acid sequence MLVPSLVNSCPKYRRLFCFMQAARYSTPLHFLGNPRGQLMNLRGTLTRAAIPIVALAVLGAAGGAQAQGALEEIVVTAQKRDQSLQDVSVAVTAVSGDELKALGITDAFRLEILAPGLQLGMSGADPRPALRGARTQQVEANDVAISFYTDGLYRPRHGQALAGFVDVDRVEVLRGPQGTLFGRNSFGGLIHVISNKPDPSETDYGFAVSGGDYALAGFDGFFNAPLSDTSAVRFALKTETRDPYVENITLGDDGGLKDADMTYFRGQLLFAPSDTLDLTLRVESWQDDSNGNGHFGYYVEGIPVNLGTGLTNGVSGTMRPRIGRSDECAGTCGRYGAGFDFAATPGPDTVALTTGDPYKIEQDTAPERDLSDLTLAGELNWSTDFADLKATVAYMDYEEYRWADCDMSAYLTASCGNDITSETNMQEFQLTSNSDGPLEWVVGVFLLQEDLTNAFLWEDHASTVDNTPVSPPDINMHAGWTLQIRVDTSSVAGYGQASYALTDTTRVLAGVRYTNDQRDWEIYGQDPNNRSTYSFTVLNTADGEGDWSEVTWKTGVEFDMSEDTMLYATVSTGFLAGNQQGAFNGTNSYDEQTVTAFELGSKSLLADGSVRLNAAFYVNQFEDLLATRFVDTGITTLAFTDNAGEIDAMGLEVELDWAVTDQLQLGARASMQQAEYGDFALPNVFQEGGETISGIANQFQLDGLQVQNSPDFTATLLGSYLVDLGGSGTLIPSITLYYSSDYRVDDSNWFFGNQDAYTKTDLSVAWMSVNQDWTARFWVANLEDEATLLKATRFGGDVAVTDYANPRMWGLTVGYRY; translated from the coding sequence ATGCTGGTCCCCTCTCTCGTAAACAGCTGTCCAAAATACCGGCGTTTATTTTGCTTTATGCAAGCGGCTAGGTATAGTACGCCCTTGCATTTTCTTGGGAATCCTAGGGGACAGCTTATGAATCTCAGAGGCACGTTGACCCGCGCCGCCATTCCGATTGTCGCGCTCGCCGTTCTGGGAGCGGCAGGCGGGGCACAGGCGCAGGGCGCGCTGGAAGAAATCGTGGTTACCGCGCAGAAGCGCGACCAGAGTCTGCAGGACGTTTCGGTGGCCGTTACCGCCGTGTCCGGCGACGAACTCAAGGCACTGGGGATTACCGACGCTTTCCGTCTTGAAATCCTGGCGCCCGGCCTGCAGCTCGGGATGTCCGGCGCCGATCCGCGGCCCGCCCTGCGCGGCGCGCGGACCCAGCAGGTGGAGGCCAACGACGTGGCGATCTCCTTCTACACCGATGGCCTGTATCGGCCGCGCCACGGCCAGGCCCTTGCCGGTTTCGTGGACGTGGATCGGGTCGAAGTGCTTCGCGGTCCGCAGGGGACGCTGTTCGGTCGTAATTCATTCGGCGGCCTGATTCACGTCATCAGCAACAAGCCCGATCCCTCCGAGACGGACTACGGTTTCGCGGTTTCGGGCGGCGACTATGCGCTGGCGGGCTTCGACGGTTTCTTCAACGCACCATTGAGTGATACTTCCGCCGTCCGGTTTGCGCTCAAGACCGAGACCCGCGATCCGTACGTCGAGAACATCACTCTCGGCGATGACGGCGGCCTGAAGGATGCGGACATGACCTACTTCCGGGGGCAATTGCTGTTCGCACCCAGCGACACCCTGGACCTCACGCTTCGAGTGGAGAGCTGGCAGGACGATTCCAACGGCAACGGCCACTTCGGCTACTACGTTGAAGGCATTCCGGTCAATCTGGGCACGGGTCTGACCAACGGTGTCTCCGGCACCATGAGGCCTCGCATCGGACGTTCCGACGAGTGCGCCGGCACCTGCGGGCGCTATGGCGCCGGATTTGACTTCGCCGCCACGCCCGGGCCGGATACCGTAGCGCTGACCACCGGCGATCCCTACAAGATCGAGCAGGATACCGCCCCCGAGCGGGACTTGTCCGATCTGACCCTGGCCGGCGAACTCAATTGGTCCACGGATTTCGCCGACCTTAAAGCCACCGTTGCGTACATGGACTACGAAGAGTATCGCTGGGCCGACTGCGATATGTCAGCCTACCTGACGGCCTCCTGCGGCAACGACATCACGTCGGAGACCAATATGCAGGAATTCCAGCTCACTTCCAATTCCGACGGTCCGCTTGAGTGGGTCGTCGGCGTGTTCCTGCTGCAGGAAGATCTGACCAATGCCTTCCTTTGGGAAGATCATGCTTCCACCGTGGACAACACGCCGGTCAGCCCGCCGGACATCAATATGCACGCCGGCTGGACCCTCCAGATTCGGGTCGACACCAGCTCTGTGGCGGGATACGGCCAAGCATCCTACGCTCTCACGGATACCACGCGTGTGCTTGCCGGAGTGCGCTATACCAATGATCAGCGCGATTGGGAGATTTACGGTCAGGATCCCAACAACCGTTCGACATATTCGTTCACGGTATTGAATACGGCAGATGGCGAGGGTGACTGGAGCGAAGTTACCTGGAAGACCGGCGTGGAGTTCGACATGAGCGAAGACACCATGCTGTATGCCACAGTATCGACGGGCTTCCTGGCAGGTAACCAGCAGGGAGCTTTCAATGGCACCAATTCCTATGACGAGCAGACCGTGACGGCCTTTGAACTCGGCAGCAAGAGCTTGCTGGCTGACGGCAGCGTACGCCTGAACGCGGCCTTTTATGTAAACCAGTTCGAGGATCTGCTCGCAACGCGTTTCGTCGATACCGGGATCACCACGCTGGCGTTCACGGACAACGCCGGCGAGATCGACGCGATGGGGCTGGAAGTCGAACTGGACTGGGCGGTTACCGATCAATTGCAATTGGGCGCCCGAGCCAGTATGCAGCAGGCGGAGTACGGTGACTTTGCGCTACCCAACGTATTCCAGGAGGGTGGAGAAACAATCAGTGGAATTGCCAATCAGTTCCAGCTGGATGGGCTCCAGGTTCAGAACTCCCCCGATTTCACGGCTACGCTGCTCGGCAGCTACCTGGTGGACCTGGGCGGTTCGGGCACGCTGATCCCGTCGATCACGCTCTATTATTCCTCGGACTACCGCGTGGACGACTCCAATTGGTTCTTCGGCAACCAGGACGCCTATACCAAGACGGACCTGAGCGTTGCCTGGATGTCGGTCAACCAGGACTGGACCGCGCGCTTCTGGGTGGCCAACCTGGAAGACGAGGCCACCCTGCTGAAGGCCACGCGTTTCGGCGGCGACGTTGCGGTAACGGACTACGCCAACCCGCGTATGTGGGGCCTGACCGTAGGCTACCGCTACTAG
- a CDS encoding alpha/beta hydrolase gives MPEQADGLTRLYKSRWALPRPHSTHNVQVDDDTVIVLRRHGNPDGARLILTHGNGLAIDLYYPFWSLLTDEFDIVVHDLRNHGWNEVSAPDRHNMPTLADDQDRILEAVNSTYGEKPAVGIFHSLAALAALLSPAKGRDYAGLVLFDPPLCKAGRSYFDFDAAATQNAAQVRRRTEHFATLREFDELLAIVPLYRQALPGVHRLLADTTLRRRSGGDGYELRCPRDYEAQIVEYASVFAVTINFDSFHCPIKVIGADPTLPYSYLPSMDLSHILSVDYDFIPDATHFLQVEKPDECVASMRGFLNEISFD, from the coding sequence TTGCCTGAGCAAGCCGACGGACTGACGCGCCTGTACAAGTCGCGCTGGGCGCTGCCCAGGCCGCATTCCACCCACAATGTGCAAGTGGACGATGACACGGTCATCGTCCTCAGGCGCCATGGCAATCCGGATGGCGCCCGGCTCATACTGACTCACGGCAACGGCCTTGCGATCGACTTGTACTATCCCTTCTGGTCGCTGCTTACCGATGAGTTCGATATCGTCGTCCATGACCTGAGGAACCACGGCTGGAATGAGGTCAGCGCGCCGGACAGGCACAACATGCCCACGCTGGCCGACGATCAGGACCGCATTCTGGAAGCGGTCAACTCGACCTACGGAGAGAAACCCGCGGTTGGGATATTCCATTCCCTGGCGGCGCTGGCCGCGCTGCTGTCGCCCGCAAAGGGCCGGGACTACGCGGGCCTGGTGCTGTTCGATCCGCCGCTTTGCAAGGCCGGCCGCAGCTACTTCGACTTCGATGCCGCGGCGACGCAGAACGCCGCCCAGGTCCGCCGGCGCACCGAGCACTTCGCCACGCTGCGGGAGTTTGACGAGTTGCTTGCGATCGTTCCCCTGTACCGGCAGGCGCTGCCCGGCGTCCACAGGCTGCTGGCCGACACGACGCTGCGTCGGCGCTCCGGCGGCGACGGCTACGAATTGCGCTGCCCGCGCGACTATGAAGCGCAGATCGTCGAATATGCCTCGGTCTTTGCGGTGACCATCAATTTCGACTCATTCCATTGTCCGATCAAGGTGATCGGCGCGGACCCCACACTGCCCTACTCGTACCTGCCGAGCATGGACCTGAGCCACATCCTGAGCGTGGACTACGACTTTATTCCGGACGCCACCCATTTCCTGCAGGTCGAAAAGCCGGACGAGTGCGTGGCCTCGATGCGCGGCTTCCTCAACGAGATTTCATTCGACTGA
- a CDS encoding acyl carrier protein — translation MASTAERIKALVDDNIEVDGQALDIPDDMNFSLAAAGVSSMDLVALGKLIASEFGITFTLDDCAALDNLTKVVAFVDSKAA, via the coding sequence ATGGCTTCAACTGCGGAAAGAATCAAGGCGCTGGTAGACGACAACATCGAGGTGGACGGCCAGGCGCTGGATATTCCGGACGACATGAACTTCAGCCTCGCGGCTGCCGGCGTTTCGTCCATGGACCTGGTTGCTCTGGGCAAGCTGATTGCCAGCGAGTTCGGCATCACCTTTACGCTGGACGATTGCGCCGCACTCGACAACCTCACCAAGGTTGTTGCATTCGTAGACAGCAAGGCTGCGTAG
- a CDS encoding 4'-phosphopantetheinyl transferase superfamily protein, with protein MHAPKAQVPGAAASYDGLDAVHTGFLEFVEIAQYQGLGVRDLVHASSSRIQSFTRDTTLELARPIILSNRWWRPFRAAGDADVVHVDLSPRSERERQAFRLLDEEEQARWSRFRADAPQREFALCRGALRAILCQRLACPNEELTFEEGEHGKPAAIVRGQPASVSFSVSHSGRHGLIALAGRGRLGVDVEPRSARRNLDVLIGETLTPAEQSRLAGAGANRRRQLFFRLWTMKEALVKALGTGFQLHISEFEIPAAMCNGKRLCEFRFPHLPEVRWRLENIGNPEFAAAVAHEVSVE; from the coding sequence ATGCACGCCCCGAAAGCGCAGGTTCCCGGCGCTGCGGCGAGCTATGACGGACTCGATGCCGTCCACACCGGCTTTCTCGAATTCGTCGAAATAGCCCAATACCAGGGCCTTGGCGTTCGCGATCTCGTTCATGCGAGCTCCAGTAGAATTCAGTCCTTTACGCGGGACACGACACTAGAATTGGCGCGGCCAATTATATTGAGTAATCGCTGGTGGCGTCCCTTTCGCGCGGCCGGGGACGCGGATGTCGTACACGTTGATCTTTCACCTCGGTCCGAGCGGGAGCGGCAGGCGTTCCGGTTGCTGGATGAAGAGGAGCAGGCCCGCTGGAGCCGCTTCCGCGCTGATGCGCCGCAGCGCGAGTTTGCCCTATGCAGGGGCGCGCTTCGGGCGATCCTCTGCCAACGGCTGGCTTGCCCGAACGAGGAATTGACTTTCGAGGAAGGGGAGCATGGGAAGCCGGCGGCGATCGTGCGCGGGCAGCCGGCTTCCGTCAGTTTCAGCGTCAGTCACAGCGGACGCCATGGGCTGATTGCGCTGGCCGGGCGCGGCAGGCTGGGCGTGGACGTGGAACCGCGAAGCGCTCGCCGCAACCTGGACGTGCTTATCGGCGAGACGCTCACTCCGGCGGAACAGTCGCGGCTGGCCGGCGCCGGCGCGAACCGCAGGCGGCAGCTTTTCTTTCGCCTGTGGACGATGAAGGAAGCGCTGGTCAAGGCGCTGGGCACCGGCTTCCAGCTTCACATTTCCGAATTCGAGATCCCTGCGGCCATGTGCAATGGAAAGCGGCTGTGCGAGTTTCGCTTTCCGCACCTGCCCGAGGTGCGCTGGCGGCTGGAGAATATCGGTAACCCCGAATTCGCCGCGGCCGTCGCGCACGAAGTTTCAGTCGAATGA